The following coding sequences lie in one Vibrio casei genomic window:
- a CDS encoding collagen-like triple helix repeat-containing protein has product MTIKYSALRFRHSALKLKYLILKLKFKYSSLRSPASALLFSLILLGCSGQGGNTVTSGGAATNGALESETANIESETTPQTSTPVDPDAPTQNAGLLEDGLQSSGSAVTGLGDAVSHSPLTDYANSLTTGSGEVLVNLGAVVAETGNTLTHGLATYDDSMINDTGAGVSKVTTQVGSTVVATGDTIAQLDALPVFVQLNDKTGVLSYSGRTVSELGGKLEQVGDTLEFHFSDENGGLYGLSSTLSATTAPILKEVDGLLDLKGNALILFENKADIKPALGQLVYVTGSSLKEGTQALLSDKQGMVRGVGEVLVGSNGLTAVLVGDRLSNNEVLTSLQSTLGGLNASDGDQILVDTKGKLQGVIANVGEKKAIVTSNVSSLIASVTQPNSDNVLASIPVVSDVTKKLLDSNNIQDNPLSGVLAGLKEKTGALGTAPGAQAGLVDNVSDGLNGVNNTLLGSTNGPVTSGLNQTLNGVLQTQSDGEKAGLLDTIDNKILDPLLGKKL; this is encoded by the coding sequence ATGACGATAAAATATAGCGCGCTAAGATTCAGACATAGCGCTTTAAAATTAAAATATCTAATATTAAAACTCAAATTCAAATATAGCTCCTTACGATCTCCTGCTTCAGCTCTACTTTTTTCTTTAATACTTTTAGGCTGTTCTGGGCAAGGTGGTAATACGGTAACCAGCGGTGGTGCAGCGACAAATGGTGCACTAGAGTCTGAAACGGCTAATATTGAATCTGAAACAACGCCTCAGACATCAACCCCAGTCGATCCAGATGCACCAACTCAAAATGCCGGATTACTTGAAGATGGTTTGCAAAGCTCAGGAAGCGCGGTGACTGGATTAGGTGATGCAGTCAGCCATAGTCCATTGACCGATTATGCAAATTCCCTCACGACAGGTTCAGGTGAAGTATTGGTTAATCTTGGCGCTGTGGTTGCCGAGACGGGGAATACATTAACCCATGGTTTGGCTACCTACGATGATTCGATGATTAATGACACAGGTGCCGGGGTCTCTAAGGTGACGACTCAAGTTGGGAGCACGGTTGTGGCGACGGGAGATACCATTGCTCAATTAGATGCTTTACCTGTTTTTGTACAACTTAATGATAAAACCGGCGTATTAAGTTATTCAGGAAGAACCGTGTCGGAATTAGGCGGCAAACTTGAACAAGTTGGTGATACGTTAGAATTCCATTTTTCTGATGAAAATGGCGGCTTATATGGCTTAAGTTCAACACTCTCCGCAACAACAGCGCCTATTTTGAAAGAAGTAGATGGCTTGTTAGATCTTAAAGGCAACGCGCTTATTTTGTTTGAAAATAAAGCCGATATTAAACCTGCACTTGGCCAGCTTGTATACGTTACAGGCAGCAGTTTGAAAGAAGGCACACAAGCATTATTGTCTGATAAACAAGGCATGGTTAGAGGTGTTGGTGAAGTCCTCGTTGGCAGTAATGGATTAACGGCGGTGTTGGTTGGTGATCGCTTATCTAACAACGAAGTATTGACGAGTTTGCAATCTACATTAGGTGGTTTAAACGCCAGCGATGGCGATCAAATTTTAGTCGATACTAAAGGTAAACTACAGGGTGTGATTGCTAATGTTGGTGAGAAAAAAGCGATTGTCACATCGAATGTGAGCTCTTTGATTGCTTCTGTCACGCAACCTAACAGCGATAATGTTCTGGCGTCTATTCCAGTAGTCAGTGATGTTACGAAAAAGCTATTAGACTCGAATAATATTCAAGATAATCCTCTCAGTGGTGTTCTAGCGGGTTTAAAAGAAAAAACAGGGGCATTAGGTACGGCGCCCGGTGCACAAGCTGGGTTGGTGGATAATGTTTCCGATGGTTTAAATGGTGTGAATAATACTTTATTAGGCAGCACCAATGGGCCTGTCACCTCTGGCTTAAATCAAACGCTAAATGGTGTGTTACAAACCCAATCGGATGGTGAGAAAGCAGGATTGCTCGATACGATCGATAACAAAATACTTGATCCACTGTTAGGTAAAAAACTATAA
- a CDS encoding POTRA domain-containing protein gives MKKIIMTVWAASLYTSFSYAKLPPLITEPQEPPPTLSESQPPDLRGSADVLESNQGYISHVHFRGGTVISDEELSSIAQPLIDTHYSIEMAKRVIGKINALYEKKGYPLSYASIAADGFHQGRLTITLIEGYVVRAEVIVDQANIQYKVNRVLKPILQEKPLTQNSLEKAILLLREIPGYRFQLALPKPKTLSGATSIRIEEVERKWIEPDLSYSYQKEGDNDLYATVTVNSLNSWIEKVSLSGLIPVDSERDTEYYAISMDHAWYPLCQTSCRA, from the coding sequence ATGAAAAAAATAATAATGACCGTTTGGGCTGCGTCACTTTACACCTCTTTTAGTTATGCAAAATTACCGCCTTTAATTACCGAGCCTCAAGAGCCACCGCCAACATTATCTGAATCGCAACCTCCCGATCTTCGTGGGTCAGCGGATGTGCTTGAAAGTAATCAGGGATATATTTCACATGTACACTTTCGTGGCGGAACGGTAATTAGTGATGAAGAACTATCATCGATTGCCCAGCCTTTAATAGACACTCACTATTCAATCGAAATGGCTAAACGGGTTATTGGGAAAATTAATGCTTTGTATGAAAAAAAAGGCTATCCACTTTCGTATGCGTCCATTGCCGCCGATGGTTTTCATCAAGGCCGGTTGACGATTACGCTGATTGAGGGATATGTTGTTCGTGCAGAGGTGATTGTTGATCAAGCAAACATTCAATATAAAGTGAACAGGGTGCTTAAGCCCATTTTGCAAGAAAAACCACTGACTCAAAATAGCCTTGAAAAAGCCATTTTGTTACTCAGAGAGATACCAGGCTACCGGTTTCAGTTAGCCTTACCAAAACCCAAAACACTTTCTGGAGCCACCTCTATTCGAATCGAGGAGGTGGAACGAAAATGGATTGAACCTGATTTATCGTACAGCTACCAAAAAGAGGGTGATAATGATTTATATGCGACTGTCACCGTCAACTCGCTGAATAGTTGGATCGAAAAAGTGTCGTTATCTGGTTTAATTCCGGTTGATAGTGAGCGAGACACTGAATATTACGCAATCAGTATGGATCATGCTTGGTACCCTCTCTGTCAGACTAGTTGTCGCGCTTAA
- a CDS encoding IS3 family transposase (programmed frameshift), producing the protein MKHYSAQSKESALQKMMPPNNIAIAQLSIEMGIGESTLYNWRKQAIDKGHLVPGDGKNAEQWSSANKFSVVLETASLNQAELAEYCRGKGLYVEQVSAWRNACIDANANVKEQEKAFSTETKKDKKQINQLEKELRRKDKALAETAALLVLKKKSKCDLGGSRGRMILDSARIQAVKLVNEAVSSGAPKFKACRELGISVRTYQRWTVDGNIKTDGRPISQRPEPKNKLSKAERDNILAIVNSDDFKSLPPSQIVPTLADEGIYLASESTYYRVLHEEKQQNARGRSQIKERKVPTTHCATGPNQVWCWDITWLPGPAKGLHFYLYLILDIFSRKIVGWEIHDDESAENASILIKKAHLKEGVKDNPLVLHSDNGSPMKGSSMLETLYSLGVVSSFNRPRVSNDNAYAESIFKTCKYRPDYPYKGFSTIDEARSWVLKFSHWYNFNHKHSGIKYVSPHQRHSGLAGDILANRKEVYQGAKDAHPERWSGNIRNWDLPKEVYLNPEQNSVKAESA; encoded by the exons ATGAAACATTATTCAGCGCAAAGCAAAGAGTCGGCTCTTCAGAAGATGATGCCTCCAAATAATATAGCAATAGCCCAATTATCAATCGAGATGGGGATTGGTGAATCAACCTTGTATAATTGGCGAAAACAAGCAATTGATAAGGGGCATTTAGTGCCAGGTGATGGAAAGAATGCTGAGCAGTGGTCATCAGCAAATAAATTCTCAGTCGTGTTGGAAACAGCCTCTTTAAATCAAGCTGAGTTAGCGGAATATTGTCGAGGCAAAGGTCTTTATGTGGAACAAGTATCGGCTTGGCGAAATGCGTGTATAGATGCAAACGCTAACGTTAAAGAGCAAGAAAAAGCCTTCTCCACCGAAACAAAGAAAGATAAAAAACAGATCAATCAATTAGAAAAGGAGCTACGTCGAAAAGATAAGGCACTCGCTGAAACCGCAGCACTATTGGTGTTAA AGAAAAAAAGCAAATGCGATCTGGGGGGAAGCCGAGGACGAATGATCCTCGACTCAGCTCGCATTCAAGCAGTTAAACTAGTTAATGAAGCTGTGAGTTCTGGTGCGCCAAAGTTTAAAGCTTGCCGTGAACTTGGGATCAGTGTCCGGACGTATCAACGTTGGACTGTTGACGGGAACATAAAAACAGATGGTAGACCAATATCTCAGCGCCCTGAGCCAAAAAATAAGCTATCAAAAGCAGAGAGAGATAACATATTAGCCATCGTTAATAGCGATGATTTTAAGAGCTTACCACCAAGCCAAATCGTCCCTACATTAGCAGATGAGGGTATTTATCTTGCTTCTGAATCAACATATTATCGTGTTCTTCATGAAGAAAAACAGCAAAACGCTCGCGGACGTAGTCAGATAAAAGAGAGAAAAGTACCGACGACACACTGTGCTACAGGGCCAAACCAAGTGTGGTGTTGGGATATTACTTGGTTACCAGGCCCCGCTAAAGGGCTGCATTTTTATTTATATTTGATACTCGATATATTTAGTCGAAAGATTGTTGGATGGGAAATTCATGATGACGAATCAGCAGAAAATGCATCAATATTAATTAAGAAAGCTCATTTAAAAGAAGGAGTTAAAGATAATCCTCTGGTACTGCATTCGGATAATGGAAGCCCAATGAAAGGCTCATCAATGCTTGAAACACTTTATAGTTTAGGTGTCGTGTCGTCTTTTAATCGTCCTAGGGTGAGCAATGATAATGCTTATGCTGAGTCGATATTTAAAACGTGTAAATATCGCCCTGACTATCCGTATAAAGGGTTTTCAACAATTGATGAGGCGCGTAGTTGGGTGTTGAAATTTAGCCACTGGTATAATTTTAACCACAAACATAGTGGCATCAAATACGTCAGCCCACATCAAAGGCATTCAGGATTAGCGGGTGACATATTGGCTAATAGAAAAGAAGTTTATCAAGGTGCTAAAGATGCTCACCCTGAGCGCTGGAGCGGTAATATCCGTAATTGGGATTTACCAAAAGAAGTGTACTTAAACCCTGAACAAAATAGTGTCAAGGCTGAGAGTGCATAA
- a CDS encoding sensor domain-containing diguanylate cyclase has protein sequence MSNQDGSFNNIPPESNELLEESNLRNNILKRFLLMMTIFTLVSLGLGYYIYQQYTHSLEEKLLAQEEAFVATTTYSLQKEMQMQLIALQMTSKSKVLSEYLINHSEQSKVSLESKESLEGLFKNLTVAFQHYDQVRLFDLDGDEMIRINYNHGNPSSTDQSNLQNKHNRYYFQQALSMKPNETYVSKMDLNIENEKIEVPYNPTLRFATQVLDDNGDAVGVLILNYLANDLLENFRHQMTLRINGQGMLIDEQGYWLSNHDRSNEWGMSLGHPENHFKKRYPTAWPIISKSNNGTLKTENGLFRYQAITPLDFSSIESPNKQTDNHVHFPITMESIHNTNWKLVIFLPNEIIQQYSFFYKQSGRLLIALLYFSIAFIMLLLITNSEQKKLRKKNHIRISAELKDLYENAPCGYHTLNPQGVVTRINKTELNWLGYEREEVIGQSFAKFLTPASQDTFETFLTALPKKQEMDGIVLEVQPKQGETFFVSTSAVVLLNEGNFALARTSAFNITDRIELEKRLEYIANTDVLTGISNRRHFFEQVTPLFNQCQDTQTPLTLLMIDVDHFKSVNDIYGHDAGDLVLQHLSHTIKESIHESMLFARLGGEEFVVVAQCNQDEGLILAEQIRSIISLSHIHITEDTQVTITLSIGVAVNHPQHTDIDDILKQADLALYEAKQTGRNRVLAFNEAMKQANHDDYE, from the coding sequence ATGTCAAACCAAGATGGATCATTTAATAATATTCCCCCTGAAAGTAATGAATTATTAGAAGAATCGAATTTAAGAAACAATATTCTAAAACGATTTCTACTTATGATGACAATTTTCACCTTGGTTTCATTGGGCTTAGGTTATTATATTTATCAACAATATACCCATAGTTTAGAAGAAAAATTGCTGGCACAAGAAGAAGCTTTTGTTGCAACTACAACCTATTCACTGCAAAAAGAGATGCAAATGCAGCTCATTGCATTACAAATGACATCGAAGTCTAAAGTCTTGAGTGAGTATTTAATAAATCATTCAGAACAAAGTAAAGTAAGCCTAGAAAGTAAAGAAAGCTTAGAAGGCTTATTTAAAAACCTCACGGTAGCTTTTCAGCATTATGATCAAGTTCGACTCTTTGATTTAGATGGCGATGAGATGATCCGTATTAATTATAATCATGGTAATCCAAGTTCAACGGACCAATCAAATCTACAAAACAAACATAATCGTTATTATTTTCAACAAGCTTTATCCATGAAACCGAATGAAACTTATGTTTCTAAAATGGATTTAAATATTGAGAATGAAAAAATTGAAGTGCCCTATAACCCTACATTAAGGTTTGCAACACAAGTATTAGATGATAATGGCGATGCCGTTGGGGTCCTAATATTGAACTATCTCGCAAACGATTTATTAGAGAACTTTCGTCACCAAATGACCTTGCGAATAAATGGACAAGGGATGTTGATTGATGAACAAGGTTATTGGCTCAGTAATCATGATCGAAGCAATGAATGGGGGATGAGCTTAGGGCATCCAGAAAATCATTTCAAAAAACGTTATCCCACCGCTTGGCCAATTATTAGTAAAAGTAATAATGGAACATTAAAAACAGAAAATGGCTTATTTCGCTATCAAGCCATCACACCATTAGACTTTAGTTCGATCGAAAGTCCAAATAAACAAACTGATAATCATGTTCATTTTCCAATTACAATGGAATCGATCCATAATACCAATTGGAAACTAGTGATCTTTCTTCCCAATGAAATTATTCAACAATATTCATTCTTTTATAAGCAAAGTGGCCGCTTACTCATCGCATTACTTTATTTTTCTATCGCATTTATCATGCTTTTATTGATCACAAATTCGGAACAAAAAAAACTACGTAAGAAAAATCACATACGTATCAGTGCTGAATTAAAAGATCTTTATGAAAATGCACCTTGTGGTTACCACACTTTAAACCCTCAAGGAGTAGTCACTCGTATCAATAAAACCGAACTTAATTGGCTTGGGTATGAGCGGGAAGAGGTCATTGGACAGTCTTTTGCAAAATTTTTGACGCCTGCCAGCCAAGATACTTTTGAGACATTTTTAACAGCGCTACCTAAAAAGCAAGAAATGGACGGAATCGTCTTAGAAGTTCAGCCCAAACAAGGTGAAACGTTTTTTGTTTCGACCTCTGCCGTTGTACTGTTAAATGAGGGTAATTTTGCATTAGCCAGAACGTCTGCTTTCAATATTACCGATCGTATCGAGCTAGAAAAACGCTTAGAATATATTGCTAATACCGATGTGTTAACGGGGATTAGTAATCGTCGCCATTTCTTTGAACAAGTCACCCCCTTATTTAATCAATGCCAAGATACTCAAACACCTTTAACACTATTAATGATAGATGTTGATCACTTTAAATCAGTCAACGATATTTACGGTCATGATGCCGGTGACCTAGTATTGCAACACCTTAGCCATACAATAAAAGAAAGCATTCACGAATCAATGTTGTTTGCTCGACTTGGTGGAGAAGAGTTTGTTGTGGTTGCGCAATGTAACCAAGATGAAGGGCTTATTCTCGCAGAGCAGATTCGCAGTATCATTTCCCTGTCCCATATTCATATTACTGAAGATACTCAAGTCACCATCACTCTATCCATTGGTGTGGCTGTCAATCACCCACAACATACTGATATTGATGATATATTAAAACAAGCCGATTTGGCCCTTTATGAGGCAAAACAAACTGGTCGCAATCGAGTCTTAGCCTTTAATGAAGCGATGAAACAAGCCAACCATGATGATTATGAATAA
- a CDS encoding murein hydrolase activator EnvC family protein produces MISSKSLAELINQTPLIKSKSAFSFKSPASSICSGIFLCLTVALTAFPTISNAASKDELKGVSAEISRQKNSLSGQQKKLNELQSELKNHEVTISKLGQEIRHTERELRNVQSNLNQLEEQKQQLEITKKQQTETLENLIKAYYITSKSNAMPALLQGGDAEKMDRISQYFQHLAKARSEAIEALALTQSKLDEKERQLSEEENRQSTLLAQQKSKRDDLQKNQSQRKSTVNKIRGNIRNNESYLAELRRNESRLKAEIAKAAKRNLSPMNGLASYRGKLPWPVNGQILHSFGTSQSGQVTWKGIVINAKQGEAVKAVHSGKVVFAEWLRGYGLVILLDHGKGDMTLYGYNQSLLKKDGDIVRAGETIALAGNTGGQSRTSLYFEIRRNSQAQNPKSWLK; encoded by the coding sequence ATGATATCGTCCAAATCTCTTGCTGAACTTATCAATCAAACTCCACTTATAAAAAGTAAAAGCGCCTTCTCGTTCAAATCACCAGCCTCATCAATATGTTCTGGCATTTTTTTATGCCTAACCGTTGCCCTCACTGCATTTCCAACTATAAGCAACGCCGCTTCTAAAGATGAATTAAAAGGTGTGTCGGCGGAAATATCACGCCAGAAAAACTCACTCAGTGGTCAGCAAAAAAAATTGAATGAGCTACAAAGTGAATTGAAGAATCACGAAGTCACTATTTCTAAACTGGGGCAAGAAATTCGCCATACCGAACGAGAATTACGTAACGTTCAATCCAACTTAAACCAGTTAGAAGAACAAAAGCAACAATTAGAAATCACGAAAAAACAACAAACAGAAACCTTAGAAAATCTCATTAAAGCCTATTACATCACCAGTAAAAGTAATGCGATGCCAGCTCTACTTCAAGGTGGTGATGCTGAAAAAATGGATCGAATCAGCCAATATTTTCAACATTTAGCGAAAGCGCGAAGTGAAGCGATCGAAGCACTCGCCCTGACTCAATCTAAGCTAGATGAAAAAGAGAGACAGTTATCGGAAGAAGAAAACCGCCAATCGACGCTCCTTGCTCAACAAAAAAGCAAGCGTGACGACTTACAAAAAAATCAAAGCCAACGTAAGAGCACTGTTAATAAAATTCGCGGCAATATTCGTAACAACGAAAGCTATTTGGCCGAGTTGCGTCGTAATGAATCTCGCTTAAAAGCCGAAATAGCCAAAGCAGCAAAGCGTAACCTTTCACCAATGAATGGTCTTGCTTCGTATCGTGGCAAATTACCTTGGCCAGTGAACGGACAAATACTGCATAGTTTCGGCACATCACAAAGTGGCCAAGTTACTTGGAAAGGTATTGTCATCAATGCCAAACAAGGTGAGGCTGTCAAAGCGGTACACTCAGGAAAAGTGGTTTTTGCAGAATGGCTTCGTGGTTATGGTTTAGTGATTTTACTTGATCATGGTAAAGGCGATATGACGCTCTACGGTTATAATCAAAGCCTACTCAAAAAAGATGGTGATATTGTTCGTGCAGGTGAAACCATTGCCTTGGCGGGTAATACTGGCGGTCAGTCAAGAACCTCTCTGTACTTTGAAATACGCCGAAATAGCCAAGCACAAAACCCTAAAAGTTGGCTGAAGTAA
- the gpmM gene encoding 2,3-bisphosphoglycerate-independent phosphoglycerate mutase, protein MSNKKPMALVILDGWGYREDNSDNAIANANTPVLDGLFANQPNTLISASGFDVGLPDGQMGNSEVGHTNIGAGRVVYQDLTRITKSIADDEFKDTPALANAIDKAVASGKAVHIMGLMSPGGVHSHEDHIYAAVQMAAERGAKKVYVHGFLDGRDTPPRSAKNTLQRFQDLFAELNLEEGRIASLIGRYFAMDRDNNWDRVQKSYDLLTQAKAEFTVNSAVEGLEAAYAREENDEFVQATEVRAEGEASAAIVDGDAVIFMNYRADRAREITRCFVPDFDGFEREVFPNIDFVMLTQYAADIPLLCAFPPASLENTYGEWLSKCGKTQLRMSETEKYAHVTFFFNGGKEDEFEGEERQLVASPKVATYDLQPEMSAPELTDKLVAAIKSGKFDTIICNYPNGDMVGHTGVYEAAVKACEAVDECIGRVVEAIKEVDGQMLITADHGNAEMMVDPETGGIHTAHTNLPVPLIYVGNKALEFKAGGKLSDLAPTMLELTGMEIPTEMSGQVIVNLK, encoded by the coding sequence ATGTCAAATAAAAAACCAATGGCACTTGTCATTCTTGATGGTTGGGGTTACCGCGAAGACAACAGCGACAACGCTATCGCCAACGCCAACACACCGGTATTAGACGGTTTATTTGCTAACCAACCGAACACCTTAATTTCCGCTTCAGGTTTCGATGTAGGCTTACCAGACGGTCAAATGGGTAACTCTGAAGTTGGCCACACCAATATTGGTGCAGGGCGCGTGGTATATCAAGATTTAACCCGTATCACAAAATCTATTGCCGATGACGAATTCAAAGACACTCCAGCGCTAGCAAACGCAATTGATAAAGCGGTAGCGTCTGGTAAAGCAGTTCACATCATGGGTCTTATGTCTCCAGGTGGCGTACACAGCCATGAAGATCACATCTACGCAGCTGTACAAATGGCAGCAGAGCGTGGCGCGAAGAAAGTGTACGTTCACGGTTTCCTAGATGGTCGTGACACACCACCTCGCAGTGCTAAAAACACACTACAACGTTTCCAAGATTTATTTGCTGAGCTAAACCTAGAAGAAGGCCGTATTGCGTCTTTGATTGGTCGTTACTTTGCAATGGATCGTGATAATAACTGGGATCGCGTACAAAAATCTTATGACTTGTTAACACAAGCAAAAGCAGAATTTACCGTTAACTCTGCTGTTGAAGGTTTAGAAGCAGCTTACGCTCGTGAAGAAAATGATGAATTCGTACAAGCAACGGAAGTTCGTGCCGAAGGTGAAGCAAGCGCTGCGATTGTTGATGGTGATGCCGTTATCTTCATGAACTACCGCGCTGACCGTGCTCGTGAAATTACTCGCTGTTTCGTTCCTGATTTTGATGGATTTGAACGTGAAGTATTCCCAAATATTGATTTCGTTATGCTAACTCAATACGCAGCCGACATTCCTTTGCTTTGTGCATTTCCACCAGCATCGCTAGAAAACACTTACGGTGAATGGTTATCCAAATGTGGCAAAACACAATTGCGCATGTCTGAAACCGAAAAATACGCACACGTAACCTTCTTCTTCAATGGTGGTAAAGAAGACGAATTTGAAGGCGAAGAACGTCAATTGGTTGCCTCACCAAAAGTGGCAACTTACGATCTTCAACCTGAAATGAGCGCGCCAGAATTAACCGATAAACTGGTTGCTGCGATTAAATCAGGCAAGTTCGATACCATCATCTGTAACTATCCAAATGGTGACATGGTTGGTCACACTGGTGTTTACGAAGCGGCGGTAAAAGCCTGTGAAGCCGTTGATGAATGCATTGGTCGTGTCGTTGAAGCCATCAAAGAAGTCGATGGTCAAATGCTGATCACCGCCGATCACGGTAACGCCGAAATGATGGTCGACCCAGAAACGGGTGGCATTCATACCGCACACACTAACCTTCCTGTACCACTAATTTATGTCGGTAACAAAGCGTTAGAATTCAAAGCTGGTGGTAAGCTTTCTGATCTTGCTCCAACCATGCTTGAGTTAACAGGAATGGAAATCCCTACCGAGATGTCTGGTCAGGTTATTGTCAATCTGAAATAA
- a CDS encoding IS110 family RNA-guided transposase, with protein MKNTSIICIDLAKSKFQAGLFNKHNILKSNKQYSESALLKFVAMHPEAIICMEACATSNYLGRYFQNQGHKVLLIPAQVVAKYRLGNKNDANDVLAIYEAANRPKVKFVAVKTIEQQDLAALLKLRESYVKRRTQLSNRIRGVAMEYAVKMPQGLNQLRKNLPVHLSDMNNDLIHIARFVLSDLYEQLIKIDENIAKVTTQLIEFAKQIPSCQLLITLPGVGWIVASGLYSRFGDASMFRFGRDASASLGLVPAHNGTGGKNVNIGISKSGDRTLRSLVVHGARAVVSNIKEKQDPLSCWIRELLKRNHPNKATIAVANKIVRMACAMLKTSQPYQPQFAN; from the coding sequence ATGAAAAATACTAGCATCATTTGCATTGATCTTGCTAAATCTAAATTCCAAGCAGGCTTATTCAATAAGCACAATATACTTAAATCAAATAAGCAATATTCTGAATCTGCACTATTGAAATTTGTTGCTATGCATCCCGAAGCTATTATTTGTATGGAGGCATGTGCCACCTCAAATTATCTTGGTCGTTACTTTCAAAACCAAGGACATAAAGTTCTGCTTATTCCTGCTCAGGTGGTTGCTAAATACCGACTGGGTAACAAGAATGATGCGAATGATGTTCTCGCTATTTACGAGGCAGCTAACCGCCCTAAAGTGAAATTTGTCGCAGTAAAAACCATTGAGCAACAAGATTTAGCAGCGTTATTAAAACTACGAGAGAGTTACGTAAAACGCAGAACTCAACTATCAAATAGAATTCGCGGTGTAGCAATGGAGTACGCTGTCAAAATGCCACAAGGCCTGAATCAGCTGCGAAAAAATCTTCCTGTTCACTTATCAGATATGAATAATGATCTCATTCATATTGCCCGCTTTGTTTTAAGTGATTTATATGAGCAGCTTATTAAAATAGACGAAAATATTGCAAAAGTGACCACTCAATTAATTGAATTTGCAAAGCAAATTCCTTCCTGCCAATTACTCATTACATTACCTGGAGTTGGTTGGATTGTAGCTAGTGGGTTATATTCTCGATTTGGTGATGCATCTATGTTTCGATTCGGTCGAGATGCTAGCGCTAGTTTAGGGCTAGTACCCGCTCATAATGGAACTGGTGGGAAAAATGTAAATATAGGTATATCTAAATCAGGAGATAGGACACTAAGGTCATTAGTTGTCCATGGAGCAAGAGCCGTAGTTTCTAACATAAAAGAAAAGCAGGATCCTTTAAGTTGTTGGATTCGTGAGCTTTTAAAGCGAAACCATCCAAATAAAGCCACAATTGCTGTCGCAAATAAAATAGTCAGAATGGCTTGCGCCATGCTGAAAACAAGCCAACCCTATCAACCACAATTCGCTAATTAA
- a CDS encoding rhodanese-like domain-containing protein: protein MQEYTEFFQENMILVLVWVGVLAALIGTIFKSSTAKYKIIGSSELTQLINREDGVVVDIRTKDEFKRGHISGAVHILPTEIKSGSIAAIEKYKATPIIVVCKTGQTAHENANALSKAGFEKVSILKNGMTTWNENNLPLVSDKSANKKGKK, encoded by the coding sequence ATGCAAGAATATACAGAGTTTTTTCAAGAAAATATGATTCTCGTTTTAGTTTGGGTTGGGGTTTTAGCCGCACTTATCGGAACGATTTTTAAATCATCGACAGCAAAATATAAAATTATTGGGTCTAGTGAGTTAACGCAATTGATCAACCGTGAAGATGGTGTGGTGGTTGATATTCGTACCAAAGATGAGTTCAAACGTGGTCATATTTCTGGTGCAGTTCACATTTTGCCGACAGAAATCAAATCAGGTTCGATTGCGGCTATTGAAAAATACAAAGCGACCCCCATCATTGTGGTATGTAAGACCGGACAAACTGCGCATGAAAATGCCAATGCATTAAGCAAAGCCGGCTTTGAAAAAGTGAGTATATTGAAAAACGGTATGACCACTTGGAACGAAAATAATTTACCTTTGGTTTCTGATAAGTCAGCGAATAAAAAAGGTAAGAAATAA
- the secB gene encoding protein-export chaperone SecB, producing the protein MAEAAPQEQQNFTIQRIFLKDLSFEAPNSPQMFQKDWNPDVKLDLDTQSRELGENVYEVVLRLTVTVKNEEENAFLCEIQQGGIFTAENMEQGQLAHCLGAFCPNILFPYARETISSLVIKGTFPQLNLAPVNFDALFMNYLQSQAEQAPQEA; encoded by the coding sequence ATGGCTGAAGCAGCACCTCAAGAACAACAAAACTTCACAATTCAACGTATTTTCTTAAAAGATCTTTCTTTTGAAGCGCCGAACTCCCCTCAAATGTTCCAAAAAGATTGGAATCCTGATGTGAAGCTAGATCTGGATACACAAAGCCGTGAATTAGGTGAAAATGTTTACGAAGTCGTGCTTCGTTTAACGGTTACGGTTAAAAATGAAGAAGAAAATGCGTTCCTTTGTGAAATTCAACAAGGTGGTATCTTCACCGCTGAAAACATGGAACAAGGTCAATTAGCACATTGCTTAGGTGCATTTTGTCCTAATATCCTTTTCCCATATGCACGTGAAACGATTTCTAGCTTAGTGATTAAAGGCACGTTCCCACAATTGAATCTAGCGCCAGTTAACTTTGATGCCTTGTTCATGAACTACCTACAAAGCCAAGCAGAGCAAGCACCACAAGAAGCGTAA